TATGAATCCAGAAAACGAATGGCCTTCTCACAACCATTTTCTTCTTCAGCTTTAGAAAGTAACATGTATTCCtttcctcttctctttctatTATGCTTAAAGTTCTTGACTAACGTGATTCCAAACATGGGTATGCGTTTTAAGGGAATTTAGATGGATTCATGCTTTTGTTGCCTTGTATTACTCAATTTTTCCATATATAGATAGCTGAGTGGACCCGGAGAAGGATTAACTGACAATAGTTAGAAAGGCCTCAATATTTTGCTCCGCCCCTTCAATTGGAAAAGGTTATCAACTACTTCGCAAGGTCAGTTATCTCTTTACTAACTATGTCAAACTATAAAATACACAATTTTGAAGAGAACTAGCACTATGCCAAACTAtgccaaaccaagtttttgttcccaaactagcagtcaaggctcaaagtcacaaaaataggtttcattaaagaggtatacatttatacccattggattaattaatctaaagcttagggtttagagttaaggggtggagttttggaattagagtttaaaattttataaaataaaaaataaatactaaaaaattaaaaataaaatttaaaaaacagtttcaaaaagtatttttgaattataaaaagaaaatttggaaaaaaaaaatttcaaaaaaaattataaaaagtttcgaatctgaaaacatataatctgaaactataaaaaaaaattattttttcatttttttatttttattttatttgtttttatttatttttgtatgtttatttaattttaaaccaagggtattaaaGATATtataccctttaatgaatgtcattttttgACTTTTTCCTTCTAATGCTATTTTGAGACAAAAACTCAAAAGGtgttattattgacaattgcccaattttgaatacaatttgcaatttttttaatcCGTTCAGTTACTTTCAGGCTCTTAACATTTTCGTACTATGTCCAAGTTAAATCTTTTGGTGTCCTGATGGCAAAGTCATAGTTGTTGAGCTCGAAATGGAAACATATGCGTTTCAAGTTGTTCAAGTAAGCAAACCTCAACCATGTTCTCACATCGTGAAGTTGTCAATGGTCTAGAAATGAACGAACACATGCTTTTATCCGAATGTTGTCAATACTCTTATGCATAACGGGAAGCCCCAAGCTCTAGCTGTCGTGTGTCTGATTTCAGAATTTGTTGAATACATACAGGTTATATATTGAATTAACCCTTCACCAAACACTTTCGCTCTCCCATTTTAATCCTCATTCTACGGTGAAGTATAGATACAAATATTGTCCGATCCCATCCCATCCCACATCAGTGTAAAAATATTGAGCCTTCCTTTTGCTCTGTAATTTGATTGCAGAAACAGAAATGTCTTCTACCTGAAGATCTCCCCGCATAAGGTAACTCGTTTCAACTCTCTACATCGCTTATTTCGCATTTAAATGAATATGTTTTGTCATTGTAGGAATGCATCAGCAGGATCACCTCTTTGGAGATCTTTGGTATTTTCTATCTTTATCCAATCATAATAATAGCATCTGTCGAGCAGTTTGTTATATAGCATGAATAAGCATTAGAAACATTGATGATTGTGTGTATTTAAACACGTGAAACAGTTATGCGACTCTTGAGATCTGAACgccttcttttcttttattcagGGAGGCTCTCTGGGGGTTATGGATGATAGAGCTAAATAAATTTACATATCACTTGAAGAGATGAATGTGGTTGCTGATTACATCAAACGTCAAGGAAGACTTAGTATCTCACATCTATCCAACAACTGACTGTGGACCATGCAATCATCTTTCTATCGGTACCAGCTGCAACTTCAGAGGACCCACATACCTTACGATTGGTTGTTGGATCTATTGCTATTGGTATGATTACATATTTCACTATATCTCACTTAAATTATGACATTTCCCTGCCATTTAAAACCAATCTCACTGAGTTTTTCAGTGTCTGGACTTATAGGATGAGAGGGAGCTTAGCTTGGACTCACTTACACATCCATAGCTATGGAATACAGAGCAATACTGCAGGTTGGTGCAACATCGTCGAAAACATTAAAGCATATCAGTGTTTTTTGCATTAAGAAGTTGAATGGGTTTTTAATAGTATTGTTCCCAATCTAAAAGATAACACCACAAAAACTCCTAGCATGTTTTATTCTGGGAATTACTGCACACTAAGCTAAATTTTGTCCCGGTGGATTATGATCAGAGAATGTGAGAATGTGAGATGAAGTCAAAGTATGTTGCTGGAATTTAGCAATGTCCGTTAACATGCATATATTCCAGCATAGAAATTGCTAAATTGTTCTACCAGAGAATGTGAGGAAACACCAAGCTATGGTCGTTACTGTCATGACTAGCATGATTTAATTCTTATTATCCTTAATTCATTTGTTCAAGATCTCATAAGAAGTTAAAGCGGTGTATGCTCACTAAGGTTCAACAAATATGTTCTCAAGGTCTGgtttataataaacaaaataaaaattgaaccAGTTATCAAAGAGCTCATAGAGAAGATCAAACTGGCAAAAACTTTTTGGTTATATACATTTAATTAGCTTATTGAAAACTCAATCAATAATATTACATGAGTGAAGTAGGCAAAGATTCTACAAGGAATGAAGTGGTGCTGAATTGAAATATTGCAAAGGTTATAAATTGTCACATTTGCTTCTCGATACTACCTATCAACACGAACGGTTACATATGGACACTTTTGAGTAtcctctttgtttttttgtgaACCCATTCTAACTTCTAAGGCATATACACACGTAATGACGTAAATATGTTTTCATTGTATATATGATCATACGaacatttgttatttattaatatgatCAATGTTTTAACATCACAGGATTCACGTGCTCTGTGAGCATACTGAAATATGATATCAGAGAATTACGAAAATGTAACTATCAATGCATATCTCGACCTCTATGCAAGTGATAAAAATTAATCCAGAGCGAATGCTAGAGGTTTGTATTTTACTCCGACTCAATCTTTTTGccaagaatataaaaatatgaacaCCACATTTTAGTGAAACTTTTCTgaatttcttataatattagTAGAATTAAATGACTTAACCCTTTGAATCTAATATAAtatagttctaaaaaaaaaatcacggcCATTCCAAGAAAATCACAGCAATTCGTATATATATTACCATCTATTATGTAATTTGATGTTTTTGGcccattttaatatattttttatttactaatttCTTTAATTTACCATTTCTGACATGTAAAAATTGGAAAAAGTGGAATGTAAAAATAGTCAGGCGGAGAAACTTATATGTATTGACATCTATTTttgttatgtattttaaaaaaaaagtttgcgTAGAAAAAATCTTCAAAAGTTTATTTCGTCGtgctcttcttctcctctcaaAAAACACGAGTTAAGCAAACAAATTATATTTGATCAAAACAAAGCGAGAGCTGAGACCTGTTGgaaacataacaaaataatGCTCCAACAAATCACAGTCTACAAAGCAAACTGAAGTTCATAATAAGTAGTCAGACAGCAAAACCCCTTATCTAGCTGCCACAGGAAAGACCTAGACAACATATACATGCAGATGCGAAGATCTGTTgctttcatataaaaatatctaCAAACATACATATTAACGTCGTACCTCGAATAACTATTAGCTACAAAcgcatcaaaataataaatagtggACCCATAATTTTTTCCGCAACTGGACATAAACCAGAATTCAATTACTCATAACACTAACACACCTCCATAAAGTAAGGGCATTACTGGTTCatacgcagcggttgcggttgtgGGAGTTTACGGATGCATGTGGTTgtggtttctagcggttttaagagatttgtacgactggttttGCGGTTATAAATTGATGTGTTTGTAGGATACTTATGAATGGTTAGCTACCAAATGATATagtggttaaataataaattaacaatatttatataattataattataaaatatcaaaaataataatattataatgaatataaaattatatttaaaaagttatggttttaaatttttaaaaattacagaaaatatttttattttaaaattttataatactaattaaaatagtattttttataattccaatttattttttattgaatatttttatttttgtattatattgtttaaaaaaagaaaagaaaagtatcTTTCCGTAACCGTCCGCAACGGAAAACTCTAGCTAGAACCATCTTTTGAATTTACAAGGTTTAGGACAGTTTAAAGcggtttagaacggtttgaatgattgttgcaaaacgccaacaaccgctatCAACTGCAAAAGCTGTGTTTGCGGATGGTAGCAGtgaaaccagtcataccctaaaCATATCATACATAAGAACTCAACCTCTCTTGGAAACAAAAGCCCCAATCATATCCCAAATCATGCAAACCAAACGTCCAAACCGGTGATCAACACATAGCTTGCcccattaaaataaaaaggtccTTAAAACACCCCCCCAAAATATAAGACTCCTGTCCGAAGCTTAAACAAAAGTCTACCTGAAAGTATGATGAAACCAGTGGAGACAAATGGAATAACTTAAGCTCAAAACAATTACAAGCACCTGATAgaacagaaaaataaatgacCATCAGTGCTTTATTTGAACCAGTGAGAACAATTAGAAACAACTGCCGTgtggttcaaaaaaaaagaggaaacacCTGCCGTAACTGTttccaagaaaagaaaaacataaaatgggACCATAACATTACCAATCAACTGACTATCAATTAGTTATTTCCGAGTAAGAGCAACTTATTCAAACAATAGGGGATTTACATTATTAATCAACATATCTCAAGCATCACTCAAACATTTTTCATCGACCTTTActttatgttttaagttttaactatATTTACTTTGGTGCAACTATCaactatttattctatttttattgcaTTAATCTATGAAAATCATttatgcttttctttttttgatctaAACAACtagaaaacaagataatacattactatcactaaacactaTCAAAtagatcaaaaaaatattttgaatatattagaaaataaaatatacgaaCCCGGCGCTACCACTAGTATgtcatatatttagttttgcAGTGAAAACgaaacttcatattttatttgatattacaAAAATGGTCAAATACATagatattttaaagaaaaagcaTTTAACATATTTTCCAGTTTTATTTGTGATATTATGGACATTTTGGTTCACCCTCCTTGGTTTTCAAGTTATTATAACAAGGACATTCTTCTTTATGTCCATAAGTTCCCGATGGCACACACAAACACTTATTACAACAATAGTTACAAAAGAATAGGCATGGCTTCTGGTGAGATGTTGCTGAGCATCGGAAATCGCATGCTTTCGGACATTCTTAACACAAATACAAACAACATTAAATAAATCACTGTTTAGTCCATTCATcaattatgtaaaaaaaataacactTTTTAAAACAAGATTACCATCTGGTGTAAGTGAACCTGGTCCTCCTTTCTGAAATGTTTTAAATGCACACGTTAGTTGGTTGATGACAAAAATGAATACAATAAATTTAcaaatacatataattatgatCTATAAAGATATACCATATGTATAGCCGGGGCTTCAGATGTACTCTCTAGTTCATCGGCCTGtagaaaaaataaacagaaataTAAAACCAGAATTTACtgaaattataaaccaaaagaagatgaaaaaatatttgattattaCATTGGAAAACTGAGTAGCAAACAACAAACTGAATACAGTAAGGACAACAATGAgtttcatctttctttttttttctttcttctactATTGTTATTAAACTTTTATGTATTTCACCGGTCGATGATTATCTATTTATAACCAAAAACATTGGCTTACTATATTAGGTTTTTAATAAGTAATGGAATTGCTAAATAGGTCAAACCATATATTATCATTCCAAATTTGCTAAATACATAATGGTCAAAACATATAATACCATTCCCAAATTGCTAAATACATAATGGTCAAGACATATATTATCATTCCCAAATTGCTAAATACATAATGGTCAAAGCATATATTATCATTCCAAGATATGTTTTCTTTGCTAATATATTCCTTACTTAATGATTTCTATAAAAATCAACAACAAAAGTTACTTGCACTAAGTTTGATTTCACCTTTTGGTAAAAAATTAAGTCTGGCTTTGGATAGTGCGTACCGATATCAATATCACAAAGATACAAATTACTGTTTCCTGATACGTGTCATAaccagtatttttttttaactatactAATGGTATCCCGGTGCGTAaggtttgtatattttatttcttaatgaGTTTAAAATTGTTTCATTTGATAGTGATTAGGGAGAGTAATGTATTACTTTGTTTTGAAGCACCTTAGATCAAAGAGGAATAACATAAGTGGATTCACTGATCGgttcaataaaaatagaataaatagatGATAGTTACACCAAAGTAAATATATAGTTGAACTTAAAACATAAAGTAAAGTTGATGTTTCAAAATGAAAACAtgatgtgtttgttttgtaattaTGTTGCGTGACTgtttcatatttgtattttttttttgctgatttgtgtttttaaaaattcatcttTTAATTTTGATGTGTTAAAATTACTTCTATATTAATTTGAAACTTTCTGCAACCATTTCTTCTCAAATTATCTCATTTTGACTAATGTAATTCATTAATATTGCATTTTTGGATTAATAGTAACacactttcttgttttatttggttgatcATTTACCCATATACAGAAGTTAAAATGatgtttatgtatatttttaagtactttctatttgttattttttcctcatattttatttttcatattattttatattgcgtttattttaaaagtattagtAATATTTGATTGAATAAATTGTCTtagattttttgtttcataCTCCGTTTTACAATCTTTCTAAGGTTTTCcgcattttgagaaaaattattatttaatttttattgtttgttttttaaatattttaaaaaaccccgggtttaattatatttatatattgttgtggttttccatatattttattaatttcttatataaatgAGTTAtgtgacaaaaatgaaaaagaaaaaatccatGTGATAtgcttttttattaaaaaattgtttacctTGCTTTAATGTAAGATGAAAATAATATCTTAATTAAATTGATCGACAGActtttatgatttaaatttatacattttaggTTATGTTGTGGTATTGGcctttattatgtattttatctattttttatattttatatttttttattttctttctttttgctaATTTGTAATAAGAATAGAGTAGGCGTGGAAATACTCtaaatctataaaattatttatagttaataccaacattttatttttttaaaaaaaattgaaactaaatttaaaatttatctattctattaaaatataatcatgAACTATTgataaatgttatgtccaaCTATTTATTCTCTTTATTTAAGGAGCCACTTATTATTCTCTTTATATTACTgtatctaattttatttaaacattaatcaccgtattattataaaaattgtcGTAATGTTATGTTGTCAATGGCATCATCCACACTCTGAAGCTGTTACACAAATCACAAagagttagtttttttttctcaatgatCTAATGATagataccaaaaccaaacccgAGAACTTCTGATTAATTGTAAGTTTTTTTCATGCTATACCTTAGTATGAGCGTGAGGGTTTGTCTTTTGCTGACTCAGATTTTCAACAACTGAGATGCCAACCTCTTTTGTCTTCAGTATTAATCTTCTACTCTCCCGTCGCTTGATTGGTCAATCTTCTCCTTTGACATTACAAATCCCCCACTCTGATCAACTGATACCTGGAAGGACAACAATAATGTAACATCTCTGGCATCAAAGATTAAGTTTAGACAACGATGAAGAGCAAGAACACTTAGACACAAAAGCCAAGATGGTGTGAGTTAACTCAAAACAACTAAATGTGATTGCTATATTTTCTTTAACCATTTACCGCATGTACATCCACCATTCCGGGTTCCATCAGTTCTTCACGTGTAGATTGGTTAGCATCTGGCGAAGACACTTGTTTGAAATCCTTCTTCAATTGGTTCAGATCAGATTTATACTCTCTTAGATTTAAAAGACACAGCTTTAGCACTCGGCTACAAACTTCTTACCTCAAGATTCATTTTCCGGATCTACAAGGGCCCTGTTCTTTTCAAAGTCGCTGCGATTAGCGTCAGCGATTAAATGTGTTAatgattttcttcttcatccatcGCCGGAGGATAGATAATAAACGCAGCGACTAAATTAACTGAACAATTTCGGTGGTGTTGCTGACGCTAAATAAAACGGCGACACAGTTCATCTTCCTTTTCTCATCCAGCGGCAACAAAGTTCTTCCCTTTtatctttatttctttttaaattttgttgttTTCCCCTTTAAATGTTGATAGCTCGCCGCTGACGCTGCGACTTCGCGACGAACAGGGCTAAGATAGAAAACAACAGAAGCTATGTATGTTTCTTTAAGAGAAAAGAACACTAAAAAGATGTACACATTAAGtaaaataaatggaaatacCAAGACATCAGCTTCGTCCAATCCAGACTGAATCTCAGCatgcttctccttcttctcttctacaaAAGTCACATAACAATTAATGAAACCTTTACTCTGGCATCAATCTTAAATGAACATGAACATGTCTATGCACAATAATTTCAACGAAGAACAAAATAATGCAGCTACACAATCATTCAGCTACTAAGGTTTTCATCTTCCATCTCTAACAAAGAAAACACTACGCATCGAATCATTAAAATATCTCAACATTCACACATCCAACAGAGGTCGTCCAATGGTCAACATGTCTATGGACTATAAGTCGAGAAAGACAGTGTGATAGGGAAAGGAAGGAAGAGCTAGGCAAATTAATAAAGCAATGCAGCTATATAATCATCATTGAGCTAACTAAAGTTTCCATCTTTAGTCTAAACGATTACTCAATTACTCGAAAAACACTATGAATCGAATCCAAGCAATGAGATTACATCACATATAATATCTCAACATTCCCAGATGCTCGTCAGATCGTAAAGAAATCAAAATGTTTAGTAAACGTAGATAAGATATGTATAATCAGGGAACTCAAAGGTCTGATCAGGATCAGAATATGTTTTATACCTCCGTGGGAGAGAAGCTGTGCAGAATAAGACTTTCTGGAGAGATTGATGGAGAGCTCGCAATACGGCGGTGTTCATAGTTGCAACCATGCCAATTTATAGGATACATTCGGCCGGTTACATACGAAGAGGCTGAGCTCGATTTAATGCTACATAGTGGGCGAGTGGGATGAAGAATGTTAGTGCTAGAATTAAGGgaggaaataaatgaaaaccCAAAGCGTTACAGTACATTCATCTGAGTGGTCTTCATGGGGATGACAACGACAGCTATATAACCTACATTCAGCTTCATCTTTCTGTAAAAACATACAGAATATTGGGCCTAGAGATAAACAATATAGAAGCCTAAATAAAAGAACGTTAATTTGAAGAACGGAAACACACAGAATATTGACTTCGTCGAAGGTTTCGTGAAGTGCCACGTGGCGTTAATTGCCCTGTACAAAAGGACGACGTGGCTCCATAAAGAGGGAGAAAAGTttcctttattattatagatagatagatgttTTTAGCCTTTTAGTATTAACATGTTATTCAGGTTTTGACATTTTTTATCCCGTTCAGCCTGTTTAGCTTCTAAGCTTTATAAGTTGAATTTGTGTATATATTTCTGTGGGTTActgtttttattcatttttattccttttattttattccTATTCATTCATTTCCTACTTATTCTTATTCCTATTTTAATGGTCACCAGTTAGAgcgtttataaattatataattatacgtTAGTCCAGTTCTTGATCATTTTCTACAAGGCTACGTTGGTGCTTTGTGCTTCTACAAGTGCGTGTTCTCATAAACTATACCATGCTATAGTCACTGTGCAAAGAAACATTACTGCTTTGAGCAAGTCACCTCGTCTTGATGCAATTTTAAGGTCTAAAGCTGCATCTATGTTAGAGAAATTAGGAAAGTATTGGAATCCATTTGGGGAGGAAGTTGAGATGAATAAACTTGTAATAGTTGTTGGTGTTTTCGATCCAAGCAAAAAGATGAAGATTACTACTAAGTTATTTGAGAAACTATATG
The sequence above is drawn from the Brassica napus cultivar Da-Ae chromosome A8, Da-Ae, whole genome shotgun sequence genome and encodes:
- the LOC106395805 gene encoding gibberellin-regulated protein 12-like; amino-acid sequence: MKLIVVLTVFSLLFATQFSNADELESTSEAPAIHMKGGPGSLTPDECPKACDFRCSATSHQKPCLFFCNYCCNKCLCVPSGTYGHKEECPCYNNLKTKEGEPKCP